In one Bradyrhizobium cosmicum genomic region, the following are encoded:
- a CDS encoding c-type cytochrome, with protein sequence MPVKSAVFACVAATIVFSSSAALAQDAAKGEQIFKQCMTCHRIGPDAKNLVGPVLTGVIGRQSGTAPGFAYSALNKAAGENGLVWSDDLIFQYLPDPNAFLKKFLTDKGKADLATGSTKMAFKLTDEQQRKDVIAYINKFSEKK encoded by the coding sequence GTGCCGGTGAAATCTGCAGTTTTTGCTTGTGTCGCAGCCACCATCGTCTTTTCGAGCAGCGCGGCCCTGGCGCAGGACGCGGCCAAGGGTGAGCAGATTTTCAAACAGTGCATGACCTGCCACCGCATCGGGCCGGATGCCAAGAACCTGGTTGGACCGGTCTTGACCGGCGTTATCGGCCGGCAGTCGGGGACGGCGCCCGGCTTCGCCTATTCGGCGCTAAACAAGGCCGCGGGTGAGAACGGACTGGTATGGTCCGACGACCTGATTTTCCAGTACCTGCCCGATCCGAACGCGTTCTTGAAGAAATTCCTCACCGACAAGGGCAAGGCGGATCTGGCGACCGGGTCAACCAAGATGGCGTTCAAGCTTACCGACGAGCAGCAACGCAAGGACGTCATCGCCTACATCAATAAATTCTCGGAGAAGAAATAG